From Deltaproteobacteria bacterium, the proteins below share one genomic window:
- a CDS encoding sigma 54-interacting transcriptional regulator has translation MKIDKNEFYREASLPLCRHLNLDKAAWHCMEVLRKYMPVDGMNIQLLEPGLKASRTVFFGFVDDVDIVELENAIVPMPPEIRSLIKKSPLPDYRIINRPAQDPVAGYFMEAFEGEISNLAMFLKKDGKRFGIVILGASGRDRYTEADLELFSLLRAPFTMAVNNYLQSREITRMEEMLDESFGRKNRRVTVEDIVGANFGLRNIIDLLKLVAPLDSPVMITGETGVGKELIAAAIHNASPRSDQPLIRVNCGAIPESVVDSELFGHEIGAFTGAVARHLGRFERANHGTIFLDEIGELKPDIQVKLLRVLQNGEIERVGGSEQIRVDVRIVAATHRDLGRLVAERKFREDLLFRVNVFPIMIPPLRARKRDIPALVDHFIQKKSQELSIYPVPELGSKAIDKLMSYDWPGNVRELENIVERELILSREGPLSFANVESRLPHKKPMRNDSPEEEALLPLNDVVADHIGRVVRETGGRINGPRGAAKILAVHPNTLRNRMIKLGIPFGRKPY, from the coding sequence ATGAAGATTGATAAGAACGAATTTTACCGCGAAGCTTCCCTGCCCCTGTGCCGCCACCTGAACCTGGACAAGGCGGCGTGGCACTGCATGGAGGTACTCAGGAAATACATGCCCGTTGACGGCATGAACATCCAGCTGCTGGAGCCCGGATTAAAGGCCAGCCGCACGGTTTTCTTCGGTTTTGTGGATGACGTCGATATCGTGGAGCTGGAAAATGCCATTGTGCCCATGCCTCCGGAGATTCGCAGCCTGATAAAAAAATCCCCCCTGCCGGATTACAGGATCATCAACCGGCCGGCGCAGGACCCCGTGGCCGGCTACTTCATGGAGGCCTTCGAAGGGGAGATCTCCAACCTGGCTATGTTTTTAAAAAAGGACGGCAAGCGCTTCGGTATCGTCATTCTGGGAGCATCGGGTCGGGACAGGTACACGGAAGCGGATTTGGAACTCTTTTCCCTGCTGCGCGCCCCCTTCACCATGGCGGTAAACAACTACCTGCAAAGCCGCGAAATTACCCGTATGGAGGAAATGCTCGACGAGAGCTTCGGCCGCAAAAACAGGCGGGTCACCGTCGAGGACATCGTGGGCGCCAACTTCGGCCTGCGCAACATCATCGACCTGCTCAAACTGGTGGCACCCCTGGACAGCCCGGTGATGATCACCGGCGAGACCGGTGTGGGCAAGGAGTTGATTGCTGCGGCGATCCACAATGCGTCGCCCCGTAGCGACCAGCCCCTGATTCGCGTAAACTGCGGCGCCATCCCCGAATCGGTGGTGGACAGCGAACTGTTCGGCCACGAGATAGGGGCCTTTACCGGCGCCGTGGCCCGGCACCTGGGACGTTTTGAACGCGCCAATCACGGGACCATCTTTCTGGATGAGATCGGCGAGCTGAAGCCCGATATCCAGGTGAAGCTTTTAAGGGTGCTGCAGAACGGTGAGATAGAACGCGTCGGCGGATCGGAGCAGATACGGGTGGATGTACGCATCGTGGCGGCCACGCACAGGGATTTGGGGCGCCTGGTGGCCGAGAGGAAATTCCGCGAGGACCTTCTTTTTCGCGTCAATGTATTTCCCATTATGATCCCGCCGCTCAGGGCCAGAAAAAGGGACATCCCGGCTCTGGTGGATCATTTCATTCAGAAAAAATCCCAGGAGCTGTCCATATATCCGGTTCCCGAACTGGGCAGCAAGGCCATCGACAAGCTGATGAGCTATGACTGGCCCGGCAACGTCCGCGAACTGGAAAATATCGTGGAAAGAGAGTTGATTCTCAGCCGTGAGGGACCGCTCTCCTTTGCGAACGTCGAAAGCCGGCTGCCGCATAAAAAGCCGATGCGGAACGATTCGCCCGAAGAGGAGGCGCTGCTGCCGCTGAACGATGTGGTTGCCGACCATATCGGCCGTGTTGTCAGGGAGACCGGGGGCCGCATCAACGGGCCGCGGGGTGCGGCAAAAATTCTCGCCGTGCACCCCAACACCCTGCGCAACCGGATGATCAAGCTGGGCATCCCCTTCGGCAGAAAGCCGTATTGA
- a CDS encoding DUF58 domain-containing protein, translating into MSTESDLQREPTIFSSMLICFFLTVQLFVALVFRQRELALLSVLILLVMGISKAWSVLSISRVFCHLETDKRRLFPGESLLLTTRIVNAKLLPVWIQVVWPQTRLLENRDDGRNTPREAGLLWYQQTTFGHPLTAVKRGCCRMGPSNIRTGDLFGFFHSEKQQSERLEIVVYPRLIALKPIALPKRDLFGTPGGQSPVKDPVYINGIREYRPAGPARYIHWKASARHLKLQEKIFEPSEQGKIILALDVSSFEKNEAADEFETTLEVMASLCLQLDQTGLAVGLITNGTLEGADVASVPAGRGAHRLSAILEILGRVQMKSRGPLLPMVSLIPGPQRFATWACFCFQNDGATDAMRARCGSGSMRFALFAWHLNASGHGLRHVKPPHTHLIRTLILPDAADTRGG; encoded by the coding sequence CAACCATTTTTTCTTCCATGCTGATCTGTTTTTTTCTGACGGTCCAGCTTTTTGTTGCGCTCGTCTTCCGCCAGCGTGAACTGGCCCTCTTGAGTGTCCTCATCTTGCTTGTCATGGGAATTTCGAAGGCCTGGAGCGTTCTGAGCATCTCCCGGGTTTTTTGCCATCTCGAAACCGACAAGCGGCGCCTGTTTCCCGGCGAATCGCTTCTTTTGACCACCCGCATCGTCAATGCAAAATTGCTGCCGGTTTGGATCCAGGTTGTCTGGCCGCAAACCCGCCTGCTGGAAAACCGGGATGACGGCCGCAATACCCCTCGGGAGGCCGGGCTGCTGTGGTACCAGCAAACGACGTTCGGGCACCCCCTGACGGCCGTCAAGCGGGGGTGCTGTCGGATGGGGCCTTCCAACATCCGCACCGGTGATCTGTTCGGTTTTTTCCACTCCGAAAAACAGCAGAGCGAACGCCTGGAAATTGTCGTCTACCCGCGCCTCATTGCCCTCAAGCCCATTGCTTTGCCCAAACGAGATCTGTTCGGTACGCCGGGCGGCCAAAGCCCGGTCAAGGACCCGGTCTACATCAACGGAATCCGGGAATACCGGCCCGCCGGCCCCGCCAGATATATTCATTGGAAAGCCAGTGCCAGGCACCTCAAGCTGCAGGAAAAAATATTCGAGCCGTCAGAACAGGGAAAAATAATTCTGGCCCTGGACGTGTCCTCGTTCGAAAAAAATGAAGCGGCGGACGAATTTGAAACCACGCTTGAGGTGATGGCCTCCCTGTGCCTGCAATTGGACCAAACGGGTTTGGCCGTCGGATTGATAACCAATGGGACCCTCGAGGGGGCCGACGTGGCATCGGTTCCGGCAGGACGCGGTGCGCACCGGCTCTCCGCCATCCTGGAAATCCTGGGTCGTGTCCAAATGAAAAGTCGCGGCCCCCTGCTTCCCATGGTGTCCCTGATCCCAGGGCCGCAGCGCTTTGCCACCTGGGCCTGCTTCTGTTTTCAGAACGACGGGGCAACCGATGCCATGCGCGCGCGCTGCGGCTCGGGCAGCATGCGCTTTGCGCTGTTTGCCTGGCACCTCAACGCGTCGGGCCACGGCCTACGGCATGTGAAGCCGCCCCACACGCACCTGATTCGAACCCTTATTTTGCCCGACGCTGCAGATACTCGAGGGGGTTGA
- a CDS encoding enoyl-CoA hydratase/isomerase family protein, producing MSEDHLIYHVEGQVAWFTINREKQRNAISPQAIALFMRYLDQAEADDDIRVVCVTGSGDKAFCSGGDLGGGMEDDTDPITAYANLLKRLAGFPKPTVARVNGYCLAGGTGFMLACDIVIARDDARFGTPEVNVGLFPMMIGALIFRNVPRKRAMEMVLLGERLTAQQALDMGMLTRVVPADRLDESVAAVLETLAGKSPIGLKLGKQAFYQTADLPLEEALDRLSLGLKKVIATEDAKEGMTAFIEKRKPVFTGK from the coding sequence ATGTCTGAAGACCATTTGATTTACCACGTTGAGGGCCAAGTCGCCTGGTTTACCATCAACCGGGAAAAGCAGCGCAATGCCATCAGCCCTCAGGCCATTGCACTTTTCATGAGATACCTCGATCAGGCTGAAGCGGATGACGACATACGGGTGGTCTGCGTCACCGGCAGCGGCGACAAGGCCTTCTGCTCCGGCGGTGACCTGGGCGGCGGGATGGAGGACGATACGGACCCCATCACCGCCTACGCCAACCTGCTCAAGCGTCTGGCCGGCTTCCCCAAGCCGACCGTCGCCCGGGTGAACGGCTACTGTCTGGCTGGCGGAACGGGCTTCATGCTGGCCTGCGACATCGTCATTGCCAGAGACGACGCGCGTTTCGGGACGCCGGAAGTGAACGTCGGGTTGTTTCCCATGATGATCGGCGCCCTGATCTTCCGCAACGTCCCCCGGAAAAGAGCCATGGAAATGGTGCTGCTGGGCGAACGGTTGACGGCACAGCAGGCCCTGGACATGGGCATGCTCACCCGGGTGGTGCCGGCCGATCGGCTGGACGAAAGCGTTGCCGCAGTGCTGGAAACCCTGGCGGGGAAAAGCCCCATCGGCCTCAAGCTGGGCAAGCAGGCCTTCTATCAGACGGCCGACCTGCCGTTGGAAGAGGCACTGGATCGGCTTTCCCTGGGGCTTAAAAAGGTCATCGCCACCGAGGATGCCAAAGAGGGAATGACGGCCTTCATCGAAAAAAGAAAACCGGTGTTTACCGGAAAATAG
- a CDS encoding DUF4129 domain-containing protein, whose translation MNPRNKGAITLARAGMELSWRYAWVVYLSLLTTRSAFPFALAVYLLFLGALTARLAEGGRRRVYQVILWQTAGFIFSFAPVWYWIQYHYLPSVSVDRIAPMFMESETACRWLLMSLNAFYLWLLWRGGRLVVKIPRRHRAICAQFDKGLGFFILLLIIHALIDRRTDVDLQVRAIGYMFLAFLVFGLVSIALVRSRSHVQKTFVVGYHGVGVVLSVLTMTGLFFAGTTLLAAPWIYLKADSLLSVLKRAAAPMQPVLINVILFLFRPGHMRTEAGTQGGDISLPEKTGDVPAEGWEAALFKILSVGLAVVTAILVACLAVYLMRLLVLWLLKKTGDDTDDPLSMAWIWHLMAALQAFFRRLKEGAASLAGRVDNAAMVYVQLQRWGRHSGLLCRPSETPIEYGSRLTDHFPDLAGEIVMIVDAFNREVYGNRRGNRRQLFSLVAAQRRMRRMRHWPMRIGTWFRQ comes from the coding sequence ATGAATCCACGGAATAAAGGCGCAATAACGCTGGCCCGGGCCGGCATGGAGCTTTCCTGGCGCTATGCCTGGGTCGTGTATCTGTCGCTTCTGACCACACGCAGCGCGTTTCCGTTTGCCCTAGCCGTCTACTTACTGTTTCTGGGGGCGCTGACGGCCAGGCTGGCCGAAGGCGGACGCCGACGGGTCTATCAAGTTATCTTATGGCAGACGGCCGGCTTCATTTTTTCCTTCGCGCCGGTATGGTATTGGATCCAGTATCACTATCTGCCGTCGGTGAGTGTCGACCGGATCGCTCCTATGTTCATGGAATCGGAAACGGCCTGCCGCTGGCTTCTGATGTCGCTGAACGCCTTTTACCTGTGGCTGCTGTGGCGAGGCGGAAGACTTGTGGTGAAAATTCCCCGCCGGCATCGAGCGATTTGTGCGCAATTCGACAAAGGGCTGGGTTTTTTCATTCTTCTGTTGATTATCCATGCGTTGATCGACCGGCGGACCGACGTGGACCTCCAGGTCCGGGCCATTGGCTATATGTTCCTGGCTTTCCTTGTTTTCGGCCTGGTGTCCATCGCCCTGGTCAGGAGCCGCAGTCATGTTCAAAAAACGTTTGTTGTGGGATATCACGGCGTCGGCGTCGTCCTGAGTGTCTTGACCATGACCGGCCTTTTCTTTGCCGGGACAACCCTGCTGGCGGCCCCCTGGATATATCTCAAGGCCGATTCGCTGCTGTCCGTTTTAAAACGTGCAGCCGCGCCCATGCAGCCGGTGCTGATAAACGTTATCCTCTTTCTGTTCCGGCCCGGGCATATGCGAACGGAGGCCGGCACCCAGGGTGGCGACATTTCCCTGCCGGAAAAAACGGGTGACGTACCCGCGGAAGGGTGGGAAGCGGCCCTGTTTAAGATCTTGAGCGTGGGCTTGGCCGTCGTGACAGCCATACTCGTTGCCTGTTTAGCCGTCTATCTCATGCGGCTGCTGGTCCTCTGGCTATTGAAAAAAACCGGCGATGATACGGACGATCCGCTCTCGATGGCCTGGATTTGGCATTTAATGGCGGCTTTGCAGGCTTTTTTCAGGCGCTTGAAGGAAGGCGCCGCCTCGCTGGCGGGAAGGGTGGACAACGCGGCGATGGTGTACGTTCAGCTGCAGCGGTGGGGGCGGCACAGCGGTCTGCTCTGCCGACCCAGCGAAACACCAATTGAATATGGCAGCCGGCTGACGGATCATTTCCCGGATTTGGCTGGTGAGATTGTCATGATCGTCGATGCGTTCAACCGGGAGGTCTACGGAAATCGGCGCGGCAACCGCAGACAGCTCTTTTCTCTGGTGGCTGCCCAGCGGCGCATGCGGCGTATGCGCCATTGGCCGATGCGCATAGGGACCTGGTTCAGACAATAG
- the accC gene encoding acetyl-CoA carboxylase biotin carboxylase subunit, which produces MFDKILVANRGEIALRVIRACREMGIGSVAVYSEADETCMHVRQADERVCIGPAISSKSYLNIDSIMDAARRTRAEAIHPGYGYLAEREAFARACRDAGIAFIGPRPENLALAGDKIAGKKKMEAAGVPVIPSSPGGVDSVDEAKKIAAAIGYPVMIKSAGGGGGRGIRVCHDGEELAEEFSVARMEAVAAFGNNQVYIEKYIVQPRHIEFQVLADRFGNVAHLGERECSIQRRYQKLIEESPSPRLDDRLRACMGQAAIDAAKAIDYFNAGTVEFLLDGHGDFYFIEINARIQVEHPVTELTTGIDLVKEQIRLSAGEKLGYTFEDINRRGWAIECRINAEDPEKNFMPCPGTVESYHPPGGFGVRLDTHLYQGYELPIYYDSLVAKLLSFALTRKEAIQVMKRCLAEYTIEPLKTTIPLYSRVMDDQDFKDGNFDTSYIERFLPEEEEDDDDDE; this is translated from the coding sequence ATGTTCGATAAAATCTTAGTAGCCAACCGGGGGGAGATCGCCCTCAGGGTCATCCGGGCCTGCCGGGAAATGGGCATCGGGAGCGTGGCGGTCTACTCCGAAGCCGATGAAACCTGCATGCATGTCAGGCAGGCGGACGAGCGTGTGTGCATCGGTCCGGCCATCAGCAGCAAGAGCTATCTGAACATCGACAGCATCATGGATGCCGCCCGCCGGACCAGGGCCGAGGCCATCCATCCCGGCTACGGCTACCTGGCCGAAAGGGAGGCGTTCGCCCGGGCCTGCCGGGACGCCGGCATCGCTTTCATCGGCCCGCGGCCGGAAAACCTGGCACTGGCCGGGGACAAGATTGCCGGCAAGAAAAAGATGGAGGCCGCCGGTGTGCCGGTCATCCCGAGCAGCCCCGGAGGGGTCGACAGTGTCGACGAAGCCAAAAAAATTGCCGCAGCCATCGGGTACCCCGTCATGATCAAGTCGGCGGGGGGCGGCGGCGGCAGGGGCATCCGTGTCTGCCATGACGGTGAAGAGCTGGCCGAAGAATTCTCCGTGGCAAGAATGGAAGCCGTGGCCGCTTTCGGCAACAACCAGGTGTACATCGAAAAATACATCGTGCAGCCCAGGCACATCGAGTTCCAGGTGCTGGCCGACCGGTTCGGAAACGTGGCCCACCTTGGGGAACGCGAGTGCAGCATTCAAAGGCGCTACCAGAAGCTCATCGAGGAGTCGCCCTCCCCTCGCCTCGATGACAGGCTGCGCGCCTGCATGGGGCAGGCCGCCATCGATGCAGCCAAGGCCATCGACTATTTCAATGCCGGAACCGTCGAGTTTCTACTGGACGGCCACGGAGACTTCTACTTCATAGAGATCAACGCCCGCATCCAGGTGGAGCACCCGGTCACCGAGCTGACCACCGGCATCGACCTTGTCAAGGAGCAAATCCGCCTTTCGGCTGGTGAAAAACTGGGCTACACCTTCGAGGACATCAACCGGCGCGGCTGGGCCATCGAGTGCCGGATCAACGCCGAAGACCCGGAGAAAAACTTCATGCCCTGCCCCGGCACGGTGGAATCGTACCACCCGCCCGGCGGCTTCGGCGTGCGTCTGGATACCCATCTTTACCAGGGATACGAGCTGCCCATCTACTACGACTCCCTGGTGGCCAAACTCCTCTCCTTCGCCCTGACCCGGAAGGAAGCTATCCAAGTGATGAAGCGCTGCCTTGCCGAATACACCATCGAACCGCTGAAAACCACCATCCCGCTTTACTCCCGGGTGATGGACGACCAGGACTTTAAGGACGGCAATTTCGACACCAGCTACATCGAGCGCTTCCTGCCGGAGGAAGAGGAAGACGATGACGACGATGAGTAA
- a CDS encoding propionyl-CoA carboxylase, producing the protein MGERMDAAIQKYLDIQEKNKLGGGQQHMDRQHQRGKLAARERIDQLIDPGTFRELGSCINATGKRIDGMVPDAPCDGVILGTALVHGRPVMVHATDFTVLGGSVASQGLVKFARGYELAIQWGLPMVHLLDSSGGRLGFKDVDFAGLDWYFRTQSRYSGVVPQITVLMGPCIAGGAYLPTLCDLLIISRISGNLWLGGPRQTQAATSEVYDENVGGADYHMQLTGTCDRVGDDDEQSLSLCRELLRYLPSNYREKPPLWKRTDSPEREVGELVDIVPDAFDQTYDMHDVIELLVDDGDYFEIKDEYARNLICCFCRFDGRSVGLVANNPKYPGSTLEVNTCDKYYRFLQLLDAYNLPLVNLVDTPPVVPGEAEEARGLLRHIGKVLDVYATATIPKIGVVLRECYADAGSLVMSGLKGMGADLTYAWPIARFGVEASTLDYGTVLEDAVEKDAHEVYWKHSREKVDAFAAAHSWTGQVVDEIILPKDTRKRIIEALTVTASKEETLPPRKKRHGSSPS; encoded by the coding sequence ATGGGTGAAAGAATGGATGCAGCCATCCAGAAATATCTGGACATACAGGAAAAGAACAAACTGGGCGGCGGCCAACAACACATGGACCGGCAGCACCAGCGCGGCAAGCTGGCCGCCCGCGAACGTATCGACCAACTCATCGACCCGGGCACTTTCCGGGAATTGGGGTCCTGCATCAACGCCACGGGAAAACGCATCGACGGCATGGTCCCTGATGCGCCCTGCGACGGGGTCATCCTCGGTACGGCCCTGGTCCACGGAAGGCCGGTGATGGTCCACGCCACCGACTTTACCGTCTTGGGCGGCTCCGTGGCCTCACAGGGCCTGGTGAAGTTCGCCCGGGGATACGAACTGGCGATCCAGTGGGGGCTTCCCATGGTGCACCTCCTGGACTCCTCCGGCGGACGTTTGGGATTCAAGGATGTCGACTTTGCCGGTCTCGACTGGTATTTCCGAACCCAGTCCCGCTATTCCGGCGTGGTGCCGCAGATCACCGTTTTGATGGGACCCTGCATCGCCGGCGGGGCCTACCTGCCGACCCTCTGCGATCTGCTGATTATCAGCCGCATTTCGGGCAACCTGTGGCTGGGGGGGCCGCGACAGACACAGGCGGCCACCTCGGAAGTGTACGACGAAAACGTGGGCGGGGCCGATTACCACATGCAGCTGACCGGGACCTGCGACCGCGTGGGCGACGATGACGAGCAATCCCTGAGCCTTTGCCGCGAATTGCTGCGCTACCTGCCTTCCAATTACCGGGAAAAGCCCCCCCTGTGGAAACGCACCGATTCCCCGGAGCGCGAGGTGGGCGAACTGGTCGACATCGTCCCGGACGCGTTCGATCAAACCTATGACATGCACGATGTCATCGAGCTGCTGGTGGACGACGGAGACTACTTCGAGATCAAGGATGAATACGCCAGGAACCTGATCTGCTGCTTCTGCCGTTTCGACGGGCGCAGCGTGGGCCTCGTGGCCAATAACCCCAAATATCCAGGCAGCACGCTCGAGGTCAACACCTGCGACAAATACTACCGCTTCCTGCAGCTTCTGGATGCCTACAACCTGCCACTGGTCAACCTGGTGGACACCCCGCCGGTGGTTCCGGGTGAGGCCGAGGAAGCACGCGGTCTGCTCCGCCACATCGGCAAGGTGCTCGATGTATACGCCACGGCAACCATTCCCAAAATTGGCGTGGTTCTCCGGGAGTGCTATGCCGATGCGGGAAGCCTTGTCATGAGCGGACTCAAGGGCATGGGTGCCGACCTGACCTATGCCTGGCCCATCGCCCGGTTCGGCGTGGAGGCCTCCACCCTGGACTACGGAACGGTTTTGGAAGATGCCGTCGAAAAAGACGCGCACGAGGTCTACTGGAAGCATTCCCGGGAGAAGGTGGATGCCTTTGCCGCTGCCCATTCGTGGACCGGCCAGGTGGTGGATGAAATCATTCTGCCCAAGGACACGCGCAAACGCATTATCGAGGCGCTGACGGTTACCGCCAGCAAGGAGGAAACGTTGCCGCCGAGAAAGAAGCGGCACGGGTCGTCCCCGAGCTGA
- a CDS encoding propionyl-CoA carboxylase — MGQWMDGFMEKLAGNRDENIAGGGPDRIALQHELGKLTARERIDALVDEGTFMELGSLVRDPRTVAGEHQKPSPSDGVVMGAAEISGRQVMVYATDFTVMSGALGDQGAWKIAELVEMAGRQQVPIIGIFDAVGSRISFSKGYIGLFGLSRLIRNYCLYSGVIPQIALVLGPCTGPLAQVPVLCDFLIMNEHTGFMWLGGEIASEDAGDADFHMTKSGQVDILAESDEEALAQTRKLLGYMPQNCWKKPPGIEATDDPERREEALLDVMPDNPKFTYDIHEIIELIVDNGEFFEIKEDFALNLCLGFARFDGMPVGIVASNPDELSGIMEPDSSDKYDRFMTFLDTFNIPMINLSDTTAYPPGDAWERKGVIRHGAKNLHGYSNVTMPKITIVLRRSYGGSNITMGCAKMGPDYIYAWPTAEFAPTGPESIVLAVFHKQLAKAKEEGNYEEVYNFFLSILKEQFSVMTLGKGYTHYYTVQEVIDPRDTRTRIIRALRATADKWEETPAKRRTIKPA; from the coding sequence ATGGGACAATGGATGGACGGCTTTATGGAAAAACTGGCCGGAAACCGTGATGAAAACATCGCCGGCGGCGGGCCGGACCGTATCGCACTCCAGCACGAGCTTGGCAAACTCACGGCCCGTGAACGGATAGACGCCCTGGTGGACGAGGGCACCTTCATGGAACTGGGTTCCCTGGTGCGCGACCCCCGGACCGTGGCCGGAGAACACCAAAAGCCCAGCCCGTCGGACGGCGTGGTCATGGGGGCTGCTGAAATAAGCGGCCGTCAGGTCATGGTCTACGCTACCGACTTCACCGTCATGTCCGGCGCTCTGGGTGACCAGGGCGCCTGGAAAATAGCCGAACTGGTGGAAATGGCCGGCAGACAACAGGTACCCATCATCGGCATCTTCGACGCGGTGGGGTCGCGCATCAGCTTCAGCAAGGGCTACATCGGGCTTTTCGGCCTCTCCCGGCTGATTCGCAACTACTGCCTTTACTCCGGTGTTATCCCCCAGATCGCCCTGGTGCTGGGGCCCTGCACGGGCCCTTTGGCCCAGGTTCCCGTGCTCTGCGATTTTCTGATCATGAACGAGCATACCGGATTTATGTGGCTGGGTGGTGAGATCGCCTCCGAAGATGCCGGCGACGCCGATTTTCACATGACCAAAAGCGGGCAGGTCGACATCCTCGCGGAAAGCGATGAGGAGGCCCTGGCCCAAACCAGGAAACTGCTGGGCTACATGCCCCAGAACTGCTGGAAAAAGCCCCCCGGGATCGAAGCCACCGACGATCCCGAACGCCGGGAGGAGGCCCTGCTGGATGTGATGCCCGACAATCCCAAATTCACTTACGACATCCATGAAATCATCGAACTGATCGTCGACAACGGTGAGTTTTTCGAAATCAAAGAGGACTTCGCTCTCAACCTCTGCCTGGGTTTTGCCCGCTTCGACGGCATGCCCGTGGGTATCGTGGCCAGCAACCCGGACGAACTGTCCGGCATCATGGAACCCGATTCCTCGGACAAATATGACCGCTTTATGACGTTCCTCGACACCTTCAACATTCCCATGATCAATTTGTCCGACACCACCGCCTACCCCCCCGGCGACGCCTGGGAGCGCAAAGGCGTCATCCGCCATGGCGCTAAAAATCTGCACGGCTACTCCAATGTCACCATGCCTAAAATCACCATCGTGCTGCGGCGCTCCTACGGGGGGTCCAACATCACCATGGGCTGCGCCAAGATGGGACCGGACTATATCTACGCCTGGCCCACGGCGGAGTTTGCCCCCACCGGCCCCGAATCCATCGTGCTGGCCGTTTTTCACAAACAGCTGGCCAAGGCCAAGGAGGAAGGCAATTATGAAGAGGTGTACAACTTCTTTTTGAGCATCCTCAAGGAGCAGTTCAGCGTCATGACTCTGGGCAAGGGGTACACCCACTACTACACCGTTCAGGAAGTCATCGACCCCAGGGACACGCGCACGCGCATCATCCGGGCGCTCAGGGCGACGGCCGACAAATGGGAAGAAACACCGGCAAAGCGCAGGACCATCAAACCGGCCTGA
- a CDS encoding acetyl-CoA carboxylase biotin carboxyl carrier protein subunit, whose amino-acid sequence MGKVVDVTAAMSGVFYRQPSPEEPPYVEVGTEVKKKQVLGLLETMKVFQKVKSPVSGKVVEIIAENEQPLKDGAVIFRVEKA is encoded by the coding sequence ATGGGTAAAGTAGTCGATGTCACGGCCGCCATGTCAGGTGTGTTTTACCGCCAGCCCTCACCGGAAGAGCCGCCCTATGTCGAAGTGGGAACGGAAGTAAAGAAAAAGCAGGTGCTGGGCCTTTTGGAAACCATGAAGGTCTTTCAGAAGGTGAAATCGCCGGTAAGCGGCAAGGTCGTCGAAATCATAGCCGAAAATGAACAGCCCCTGAAAGACGGGGCCGTCATCTTTCGCGTGGAGAAAGCATAG